A stretch of the Porifericola rhodea genome encodes the following:
- the darT gene encoding type II toxin-antitoxin system toxin DNA ADP-ribosyl transferase DarT — MPGEVPDIIRLYRLIHYQNLPHILEHGLYTRKSPHFDPNYVEIGDSDLIRKRTEYPIKISGYGNVGDYIPFYFGTLSPMLLNIISGHRGIKKLPQEDIIYLRTTLDQIEACQCTYVFTDGHAKKELTQFYTDKADLDKVDWNIVYRKVWKNTADDRDRMRRKQAEFLVKDHVPLQCITHIITYTEDKAEWVKQEVNKYGLEIEVLVNPNEMFYY, encoded by the coding sequence ATGCCGGGCGAAGTTCCAGATATCATAAGGCTTTACAGGCTGATACATTATCAGAACTTGCCTCATATTCTGGAGCATGGGCTATATACCCGGAAAAGCCCTCATTTTGATCCCAATTATGTAGAAATTGGTGATTCTGACCTTATTAGAAAACGCACTGAATATCCTATCAAGATATCTGGATATGGGAATGTAGGGGATTACATCCCCTTTTATTTTGGTACGCTTTCTCCTATGCTGCTTAATATTATAAGTGGGCATAGAGGCATCAAAAAGCTTCCTCAGGAAGATATTATTTATCTCCGTACTACCTTAGATCAAATAGAAGCCTGCCAATGCACTTATGTATTCACAGATGGTCATGCTAAAAAAGAGTTGACTCAATTCTATACAGACAAAGCCGATTTGGATAAGGTTGACTGGAATATTGTGTATAGAAAAGTATGGAAGAACACAGCAGATGACCGGGACAGAATGAGGCGAAAGCAAGCGGAATTTTTAGTAAAAGATCATGTACCTCTTCAATGTATCACCCATATTATTACCTATACTGAAGATAAAGCAGAGTGGGTGAAACAGGAAGTAAACAAATATGGTTTGGAAATTGAGGTACTTGTAAACCCAAATGAAATGTTTTATTATTAA